Proteins from a single region of Haloarcula laminariae:
- the dph2 gene encoding diphthamide biosynthesis enzyme Dph2 — MSQERTEGDLRNTGLSLKHDREWDYELDRIVDAVEERDAETVGLQFPEGLKRRGPAVTDDLRQELPDDVQVMMSGQPCYGACDLDTYMMRRTDVFVHFGHSPMKESDKIIYVPLFSNVEVTPIMEQAFEEELSDPDEDPDVGLVTTAQHMNKFGEMREWLEARGYTVHTQRGDERLTNEGQVLGCNYASADVDADQILYVGGGKFHPLGLAMEHPEKNVIIADPVNNAVTIADTEKFMKQRYGAVHRAMDAESWGVIFCTKIGQGRWDQAQEIVENNDDAYLITMDEVTPDRLTNFGMDAYVNTGCPRITTDDGPQFKKPMLTPGEYEIAVGEKELDELEFDTFHGTW, encoded by the coding sequence ATGAGCCAAGAGCGAACCGAGGGGGACCTGCGGAACACGGGCCTCTCGCTGAAACACGACCGCGAGTGGGACTACGAACTCGACCGCATCGTCGATGCCGTCGAGGAGCGCGACGCCGAGACCGTCGGCCTCCAGTTCCCCGAGGGACTCAAGCGCCGCGGTCCCGCGGTGACCGACGACCTCCGCCAGGAGCTTCCGGACGACGTACAGGTGATGATGTCGGGCCAGCCCTGCTACGGCGCCTGTGACCTCGACACCTACATGATGCGACGGACAGACGTGTTCGTCCACTTCGGCCACTCCCCGATGAAGGAGTCTGACAAGATAATCTACGTCCCGCTGTTCTCCAACGTCGAGGTCACGCCCATCATGGAGCAGGCCTTCGAGGAGGAACTCAGCGACCCCGACGAGGACCCGGACGTCGGCCTCGTGACGACGGCCCAGCACATGAACAAGTTCGGCGAGATGCGCGAGTGGCTCGAAGCCCGGGGCTACACGGTCCACACCCAACGGGGCGACGAGCGACTCACCAACGAGGGACAGGTGCTGGGCTGTAACTACGCCAGCGCCGACGTCGACGCCGACCAGATTCTCTACGTCGGCGGCGGGAAGTTCCACCCGCTCGGGCTCGCGATGGAACACCCCGAGAAGAACGTCATCATCGCCGACCCGGTCAACAACGCCGTCACCATCGCCGACACCGAGAAGTTCATGAAACAGCGCTACGGCGCCGTCCACCGTGCGATGGACGCCGAGAGCTGGGGCGTCATCTTCTGTACGAAAATCGGCCAGGGCCGGTGGGACCAGGCCCAGGAAATCGTCGAGAACAACGACGACGCCTACCTCATCACGATGGACGAGGTCACCCCGGACCGGCTGACGAACTTCGGGATGGACGCCTACGTCAACACCGGCTGTCCGCGCATCACCACCGACGACGGCCCGCAGTTCAAGAAGCCGATGCTCACTCCCGGGGAGTACGAGATTGCCGTCGGCGAGAAGGAACTCGACGAACTGGAGTTCGACACGTTCCACGGCACCTGGTAG